A stretch of the Leguminivora glycinivorella isolate SPB_JAAS2020 chromosome 2, LegGlyc_1.1, whole genome shotgun sequence genome encodes the following:
- the LOC125241626 gene encoding alpha-1,6-mannosyl-glycoprotein 2-beta-N-acetylglucosaminyltransferase-like translates to MDAVDADEQALQDEIIDMSKMMKLINEKQLIRNAKKIGLNDSSFETVLVVKVHNNIKHLGVLLDSIRKIRYITKSLLIFAHDYYNFDINFMLRRVPYVRTMQIFYPYSSQIYPDIYPGRDDRFCRRMNRCVLSNRRNATLAQSKLFWWWVTSQVFDHIDALKEYEGYIYFLESELYLSCDFIHVMKMMEKLQPLFCPQCRLLSLASRPPRPEQYSSNNNSLVVDAWGPNFSSSVTGFHRQTWHEIKYRKQAFCYLNDSSWGNSLRYLFSTTHEQKLLVLSTEGPRAFSTKGCGEFRNRTGCSMDRVVLDISNFLSKIQRELFPEYFELKVGDTGTNETMQGYGNWEDARDKEFCMYIAIRNS, encoded by the coding sequence ATGGACGCTGTAGATGCGGATGAACAGGCCTTGCAAGACGAAATCATTGATATGAGCAAGATGATGAAGTTAATTAATGAGAAGCAACTGATCCGTAACGCTAAGAAAATTGGTTTAAATGACTCCAGCTTCGAAACTGTTCTAGTTGTTAAAGTTCACAATAATATCAAACATCTTGGTGTACTTTTAGACTCTATACGCAAAATAAGGTACATAACTAAAAGTCTACTAATTTTTGCCCACGACTATTATAATTTCGACATTAATTTCATGTTGAGACGCGTGCCATATGTTAGAACAATGCAAATATTCTATCCGTACAGCTCGCAAATATATCCCGACATATATCCTGGTAGAGACGACAGATTTTGCAGAAGAATGAACAGGTGTGTTTTGTCGAATAGAAGAAATGCTACTCTTGCGCAATCGAAGCTTTTCTGGTGGTGGGTGACTAGTCAGGTTTTTGATCACATCGATGCGCTCAAGGAATATGAGGGTTACATATATTTTCTGGAATCTGAGCTGTACCTGTCGTGTGACTTTATCCACGTGATGAAGATGATGGAGAAGCTTCAGCCGCTGTTTTGTCCACAATGTCGCCTGTTGTCGCTAGCGTCTCGCCCGCCGCGGCCCGAGCAATACAGTTCAAACAACAACTCACTAGTGGTCGACGCGTGGGGCCCGAACTTCAGTAGTTCTGTGACAGGCTTTCACAGGCAAACTTGGCACGAAATTAAGTATAGAAAACAGGCATTTTGTTACCTTAATGACTCCAGTTGGGGTAATTCTCTAAGGTATTTATTTTCTACGACGCATGAACAGAAACTTTTAGTGCTTTCTACTGAAGGACCTCGAGCGTTTTCTACTAAAGGATGCGGAGAGTTTAGAAATAGAACGGGGTGTTCTATGGATAGGGTAGTATTGGACATTTctaattttttgtcaaaaatccaAAGAGAACTATTTCCGGAGTATTTTGAGCTTAAAGTCGGAGATACTGGTACAAATGAAACGATGCAAGGATATGGGAACTGGGAAGATGCAAGGGATAAGGAATTTTGTATGTACATTGCTATTAGAAACAGCTGA
- the LOC125234740 gene encoding alpha-1,6-mannosyl-glycoprotein 2-beta-N-acetylglucosaminyltransferase-like: MEAEDMDEDSMLHKFRKTYSMEDKIADMSKMIKHINEKQRIRNARKLGLKESYFETVLVVKSEQYLTSDFIHMAKMLEKLQTLFCPECRLLSLASHPPRPEQYTQNNNTLVVDAWGPTFSSSAIGFNRRTWYEIKYRKQEFCSFNDSSWDNSLRYLVSTTQEQKFLMLSPEGPRAFSTKGCGELNGTECSLDRIFLDILEFLPTIEEGLFPEYFKLKVGEAELNGTIEGVVSGKMLEIKNSVCTSLIEPVSPY; this comes from the exons ATGGAAGCTGAAGACATGGATGAAGATTCAATGTTACACAAATTTAGAAAAACATATTCCATGGAAGACAAAATAGCGGACATGAGCAAGATGATCAAGCATATCAATGAGAAGCAGCGCATCCGCAACGCCAGGAAACTTGGTTTAAAAGAATCGTACTTTGAAACTGTTCTAGTCGTTAAA TCTGAGCAGTACCTGACGAGCGATTTTATTCACATGGCGAAGATGTTGGAGAAGCTTCAGACGCTGTTCTGTCCGGAGTGTCGCCTGTTGTCCCTAGCGTCTCATCCGCCGCGGCCTGAGCAGTACACTCAAAACAACAACACACTCGTGGTTGACGCGTGGGGCCCGACCTTCAGCAGTTCCGCGATAGGCTTCAACAGACGAACATGGTACGAGATTAAATATAGAAAGCAAGAATTCTGTAGTTTCAACGACTCGAGCTGGGATAACTCTCTAAGGTATTTAGTTTCAACGACGCAGGAACAGAAGTTCCTCATGCTTTCTCCTGAAGGGCCGAGAGCATTTTCAACTAAAGGATGTGGTGAATTGAATGGAACGGAATGTTCTTTAGATAGGATATTCTTAGATATTTTAGAGTTTTTGCCGACAATCGAGGAGGGACTCTTTCCGGAGTATTTTAAGCTGAAAGTTGGAGAAGCAGAATTAAATGGAACGATAGAAGGGGTGGTGAGTGGGAAGATGCTAGAGATAAAGAATTCTGTTTGTACATCGCTAATAGAGCCAGTGAGCCCGTATTGA
- the LOC125234751 gene encoding uncharacterized protein LOC125234751 has product MMSLKESSDVTDGHEKEKDLAELPPSGTSLHKRRRGEPPASLSVKPQTPSDEGSSPCTAGPSLEYSWSLPEGEVLDPETLCESMLQRLKDRDDLASKRGKDLAVKTKDTVEALEQLEKLVQLLDQFVSLKEHNARLLKKLRDVNHLKRLHEMYKKIEQENVLLKSEAKEMQMINEAFDAELESEYGQAMFDSIMAGGRSMKRSGSKWKSHGRFGGSLLRRQRARSAGGDESDATPGTPLRRRSEGIFCKEVEKSKVSKWTKVKAAFRWEKAQWPQTTGSAVACGAMVGVVALAGSSPTGMGSSPPSLAHPERDSASLTPGSALSLTPNSSCEELREPGKNN; this is encoded by the exons ATGATGTCATTGAAAGAAAGCAGTGACGTCACTGACGGCCACGAGAAAGAGAAAGATTTGGCGGAGCTTCCTCCGAGCGGGACATCTCTGCACAAGCGGCGGAGAGGCGAGCCTCCTGCATCCCTCTCAGTCAAGCCGCAGACTCCTTCTGACGAGGGATCCTCACCATGCACCGCCGGACCCAGCTTAGAATACTCCTGGTCACTACCCGAAGGAGAAGTCCTCGATCCAGAAACCCTATGCGAAAGCATGCTCCAAAGACTAAAAGATCGAGACGACTTAGCTTCTAAACGCGGCAAAGATCTCGCTGTCAAAACAAAAGATACCGTCGAAGCGTTGGAACAGCTAGAGAAGCTAGTTCAACTGCTGGATCAGTTTGTAAGTTTAAAAGAGCACAACGCCCGTCTTTTAAAAAAGTTGCGAGACGTGAACCATTTGAAGCGTCTGCATGAAATGTATAAGAAGATAGAACAGGAGAATGTGTTGTTGAAGTCGGAAGCTAAGGAGATGCAGATGATAAACGAAGCATTTGATGCTGAGTTGGAAAGCGAGTACGGTCAGGCGATGTTTGACAGTATAATGGCTGGGGGGAGGAGTATGAAGAGGTCGGGGTCGAAGTGGAAGAGCCATGGGAGGTTCGGGGGCTCGCTGCTGAGGCGACAGAGGGCGCGGTCGGCGGGAGGGGATGAGAGTGACGCGACGCCCGGCACGCCGCTAAGAAGACGGTCAGAAGGCATTTTTTGCAAGGAAGTGGAGAAATCTAAAGTTTCTAAGTGGACTAAAGTGAAGGCTGCTTTTAG ATGGGAGAAAGCCCAATGGCCTCAAACAACCGGCAGCGCAGTGGCGTGCGGCGCGATGGTGGGAGTAGTTGCTCTCGCTGGTTCATCACCAACCGGCATGGGGTCGTCTCCACCAAGCCTGGCGCACCCTGAAAGAGATTCAGCAAGTCTCACTCCAGGCAGTGCGCTGTCACTCACGCCTAATTCAAGCTGCGAGGAGTTGAGAGAACCAGGTAAGAAcaactaa